A genomic window from Methanobrevibacter sp. TLL-48-HuF1 includes:
- a CDS encoding nitroreductase family protein has translation METLEAINKRKSVRAYKDEQITEDELDTIVGVANKAPNAGPFQVSVIQDKEFLSEINDKTKEFMLNSEGFMRQRASIPGYEPLYGAPTLIVISAPEGPFTQINVSASATTMILAATDLGLATCYVVSPIAILTQLKDKLNLPEDFTPVSGILVGYEAPCKIPSPEREIPDNINFIG, from the coding sequence ATGGAAACATTGGAAGCAATTAATAAAAGAAAAAGTGTCCGTGCTTATAAGGATGAACAGATAACGGAAGATGAATTGGATACAATTGTCGGAGTAGCTAATAAGGCTCCAAATGCAGGTCCGTTTCAAGTTAGTGTAATTCAGGATAAAGAATTTTTAAGTGAAATAAATGATAAAACTAAGGAGTTCATGTTAAATTCTGAAGGTTTTATGCGTCAGAGAGCTTCTATTCCAGGTTATGAACCATTATATGGAGCACCAACTTTAATTGTTATTTCTGCACCTGAAGGTCCTTTTACTCAAATAAATGTTTCAGCATCTGCAACAACAATGATTTTAGCAGCTACTGATTTGGGATTGGCTACATGTTATGTTGTATCTCCAATAGCTATTTTAACTCAACTTAAAGATAAATTAAATCTTCCAGAAGATTTCACACCTGTTTCAGGTATTTTAGTTGGTTATGAGGCTCCCTGCAAAATCCCATCTCCTGAACGTGAAATTCCGGACAATATTAATTTTATTGGTTAG
- a CDS encoding zinc-ribbon domain-containing protein, with protein MVRICKNCGFENQDSYDFCAKCGTPLVEGLQSNTFFVYRNVEPNISKKFIVISYIITIFFSFGGFIIDLIAKHTSMGFFSFFGFFMPFFLLQARDNKIKKHGFIQLFISFIGFVLFIRTLPL; from the coding sequence ATGGTTAGAATTTGTAAAAATTGCGGATTTGAAAATCAGGACAGTTATGATTTTTGCGCTAAATGCGGAACCCCGTTAGTGGAAGGGCTTCAGTCCAATACATTTTTTGTTTATAGGAATGTGGAACCGAACATTAGCAAGAAATTTATAGTTATTTCTTATATAATTACTATATTTTTTTCATTTGGAGGATTTATCATAGATTTGATAGCTAAACATACTTCAATGGGATTTTTTAGCTTTTTCGGATTTTTCATGCCCTTTTTCTTACTTCAGGCAAGGGATAATAAAATTAAAAAACATGGTTTTATTCAGTTATTTATATCTTTTATTGGATTCGTCCTGTTTATAAGAACATTACCGTTATAA